The stretch of DNA ACCTCGACTTCAAGTTTGACGAGGAGGAGCCGGACCCTACCCAGCCGGCTCGCTGAGCCGGACGTGCGTGGCCCTGGCCATAGCGACCGGCATACCGCCGAGCGTGTGGGCCGCCGAAGACACCCGCACCGTTTACACCGCCCTGCACCTGCTGGAAAAGCAGGCCGAGCAGATTGGAGGGAACCGTGGCTAAGCGGCAATCGCTGACGCTGACCCTCCACATCCAGGGCGCCCGGGAAACGCTGCGGGCATTCGGCCAGCTGCCGAAAGAGGCCAACGACGCGCTGCGCGCCCGCTCCCTGGAGCTGGCCGAGTCGTTGGCGGTCAAGGCCAGGGGCGCCGGTGTGGCCGAGGGTCGGCAGGCCCGGCTCGTGGCGTCGACGGTGCAGGCTCGCCGCGACCGGCTGCCGGTCATCGTCGCCGGCGGCACTAAGCGGCTGGGCCGCAAGCGCACCCCCGCGTTCGGGCTGCTGTTCGGCAGCGAGTTCGGTATGGACTCGCGGTCCGGTTGGTACGCGGCGCCGCGGTACGACAACGCCACCGGCCAGCAGTACAAGCCGCACCGAGGCCGCGACTCGTACTGGTTCTTCAAGACCGCGGACGACAACCAGGCAGAGATCTCGGCCGCCTGGAACCGCGCCGCCGATGACGTGCTACGTGCGTTCGGGGGTGCGTAGTGGCGCTAGGCATCCGTGACATCCGCATCCGGTTCGGCGGGGACGCCAAGGGTCTGCGGAAGGCCACCTCCGACGGTCAGCGGATCATCAAGGGCTTCTCCGACAAGGTCGGCGGCACGCTGCGTCGCGTAGGCGAGATCGCCGCCGGTGTGTTCAGCGGGCAGGTGATCGGCCGCGCCGTCGAGGGGGTCAAGCAGTTCGTCGGCGGCTCGGTGGAGGCTGCCAGCAACCTCGCCGAATCGCTCAACGCCGTCAACCAGATCTTCAAGGGCTCCGCTGACGAGATCCATCGGTGGGGACAGGCAAACGCCAACTCGCTCGGTCTGTCCAGGAGAGCCTTCAACGACTTGGCCGTGCCGCTCGGCGCGATGCTCAAGAACGCCGGGCTGTCGCTGCCGCAGGTCACCGACTGGACCAAGAAGCTGACCGAGCGCGCTGCCGACATGGCCAGCGTGTTCAACACCGACGTGTCGGAGGCCCTGACCGCGATCCAGGCCGGGTTGCGGGGCGAGACCGACCCGCTGGAGCGGTTCGGTGTCTCGTTGAGCGCCGCGCGCGTCGAGGCCGCGGCCCTGGCGGCGACCGGCAAGAAGAGCGCGAAAGACCTGACCGATCAGGAGAAGGCAACCGCCCGCCTCAACCTGATCATGCAGCAGACCGCGGACACCGCCGGCGACTTCCGGCGCAACTCCGACGGGCTGGCCAACTCCCAGCGCATCGCCGCGGCTCGGGCCGAAGAGCTGCAGGCCAAGATCGGCGAGAAGCTGGCGCCGGTTGTGGCCAAGGTAACCGAACTCAAGGTCAAGCTGCTGGAAGTCATCGACGGCAAGGTGTTGCCGGCGTTCGAGCGACTGTCCAAGAGCGACCTGGCCGACTGGGTGCGAAACAAGCTCGTGCCCGGGCTGCGCGACCTGGGACAGCGCGCGCTGGAGCTCGGGCAGTGGGTGATGTCCAACGTCATCCCCGCTGTCGCCGGGTTCGGCCGGTGGCTGGTGAAGTACCAGGGCTGGCTTATCCCGATCGCCGCCGGCATCGGCGCGGTGGTCGTTGCCCTGAAGGTGTACAAGACCGTCGTCACGGTGGTGCAGGCGGTCACCCGGGCGTGGATCGCGGTGCAGACGATTCTCAACGTCGTGCTGACCGCGAACCCGATCGGGCTGATCGTGCTGGCCATCGTGGCGCTTGCCGCCGCGTTCGTGGTCGCCTGGAAGCGGTCCGAAACGTTCCGAAATGTCGTTACCGCCGTCTTTAACGCGATCAAGGGTGCGGCACTCGCGGTCGGCCGGTTCTTCAAGGACACCCTTTGGCCGTGGATACGCGATTCCTGGAACCGGCAGCTGGCAATAGCGAAGTCGGTATGGGAATGGCTGAAGGGTCTGCCGGACAGGATCAAGACTCGGTTCGCTCAACTGGCGGGCATCATCTCGGCGCCGTTCCGTAGCGCGTTCAACCGGATCGCTGACCTCTGGAACGGCACCGTGGGCCGGCTGCGGTTCAGTGTCCCGTCGTGGGTGCCCGGGCTCGGTGGCAAGTCCTTCTCGCTGCCGCAGCTGCCGAAACTCGCCCGCGGCGGGCGAATCCTCGAATCCGGCGCCGCGATCGTTGGGGAGCGCGGCCCGGAAGTGGTGCACCTGCCCCAGGGCGCGACCGTGGCGCCGCTCGACCGCGCCGGCGGCCCGGAGGTCATCGAGGTGCACTTGGACCTGGGCGAGGGCATCCGCCAGGTGGTCGAGATCAACCTGCGGCGGCGTGACCGTCGGCTGCGCCGGCGGGTGCTGGCGGGGGTGAGGTGACATGGCGCCCCCGTACAGCAGTTTCGAGGACCTGGCCGCCGAGCAGGTCGAGGGCGTGGACTACACCCGCACGGCGGTGGTTCCCGCCGGCGCGTTCCTGTCCGCCATCGCCATCCACGGCGGCGGTATCGAGCCAGGCACCGGAGAGCTCGCCCGGCACGTCGCCGGCGACCGGATGGCGTTCTACGAGTTCGCCGGCATCAAGGCGTCGGGGAACTCGGACCTGCACATCACGTCGACCCTGTTTGATGAGCCGCTGTGCCTGGACCTGCAGGCCAAGGTGTACCGCACCATCTCGTTTCACGGATACACCGGCACCACCGGGCTCGCGGAAACCCAGATCGGCGGGCTCGACGGGCGGCTGCGCGAGTTGATCCGCACAGCGTTGACCAACGCCGGGTTCACTGTGGTCGATGCTGTCTCGGAGGTCGCCGGCGCCGATCCCGACAACATCGCCAACCGGAACCGCTCGGGTGCCGGCGTGCAGCTGGAGCTTTCCCGCGCGCTGCGTGAGTCGTTCTTCCCGGGCGGGGACCTGTCGGCGGCCAACCGGGCGAGCGGGGTGCGCACCCAGGCGTTCTACGACTACGCCAACGCCGTGCTCAGCGCCGTGTCGGTGGCGCTGGCGTACGACGGCACCCTGTCGCGGGTTCAGCTGAACACCGTGGCGCCAGGGCTGTTCGATGACTTCGCGCGGGACAACTACACGGCGCCGCAGAACCTGAACACCAGTTTCGAGGTCAACACCGCGGGCTGGTTCGCCACGGGCGGGACCTTGACCCGCTCCACCGCCCAGGCTCACGACGGGGTGGCGTCCGCCCTGCTGACGCCGGACGGGGCATCCGTCGAGGCGAAGGCGTTCAACGGGCTGATCACGGTGACCGCCTCGCGGACCTTCCGGGCGAGCGCGTGGGTGCGCTGCGCGGTGTCTCGGAACGTCGTTATCGGCATCGACTGGCACCAGCCCGAGTCCGGCGGTAGTGCGTACATCTCGTCTTCGCTGCAGTCGGTGGCGGTGACCGCGAACACGTGGACGCGCATTGAAGTGGTCGGCACCGCCCCGGCCAACGCCGGGCGGGCACGGATAACCGTGTCGATGACCGGCAGCCCGCCAGCCTCGCACCTGCTGCACATCGATGAGGCCGAGCTACGTCAGCTAATCCCCGGCTGGGGCACGTCGACCAGCGGCCACGCGTACCTGCACGTCGGCGGGACGGACACCGATTACCAGGTCATCGGCGGGGTGGGGCAACACATCCTGCCCGCCATCAACGTGTCCCGGTGGTCGCTGGCCGCCGTGAGCGCGCTCGATTGCGACGTGACCGCCGTTGTCTCCACCGGCGCGCTGGCGGTCGGGGGGTCACAGTTTCTGGCGGTCGGCGGCCGGCTGTCGGACGACGCCACGACCGGCTACCTCGCCCGCCTGGACTTCAACACCTCGCAGGAAGTGGTGCTGACCCTGCGTAAGCGGGTGTCGGGCACCGAAACGTTCCTCGTGCAGGACATCACCGAGCTGACGCACCAGGCCGGGCAGCAGTACGCGGTGCGGCTGCAGGTGGTCGGCCAGACCCTGCGCGGCAAGTGCTGGCTGGCATCCGGGCCGGAGCCGCCCGACTGGAACCTGCAGACCACCGATCCCGACATCGACCAGCCCGGCCGGATCGGGTGCCGCTCCATCCTGTCGGTCAACAACGCCAACACGCTGCCGTTCACGACGACGTGGCACGAGATCATCACCCGGGGGGTGGCCCTGGTCGAGCGGTCGGCCAACGGGGTTACCTGGACGACGGTGCGCGGCGGGGCGGACCTCGACGGGGCGGCCGGGGCGAGCATCGAGCTGGACGACTACGAATTCACCGACTCGGTGGCCAACCACTACCGGGTGCGGGTGGTCGAGGCGGACAGCGGGGCGACGTTGTTTGTCGACGGCGACCAGATCACGCCGCAGCTGGACACCGTATGGCTCAAGAGCTTGGCCAGGCCGTTCTTGAACCGCCCGGTGACGGTCACCGACTGGTCGGACGTGACCCGCTCCAGCCGCTCGGGCGTGTTCCCCATCGTCGGGCGCAGCCGCCCGGTCGTGGTCACCGATCTGCACGGTCCCCGGCAGTGGACCCTCGACGTGGTGGCGCACACCGAGGCCGACGCCGAGAACCTGGACTTCCTGATCTCCACCGGTGAAGTCCAGTTCATCCACGTGCCCGCGGGCTCGCGCATCCCCGGCGGTTACGTGGCGCTCGGCGACACAGCCGAACGCCGGCCGCAGCCGCGCAGCCAGCGGCGCATCTTCTCCCTGGCGCTGACCGAGTGCGCCCCGCCCGGGCCCGACGTGGTGCCGGCCGTGGGCACGTGGACGACGGTCATGAACACGTTCGAGACCTGGGCCGATGTCTTGGCCGCGTTCGAGACCTGGGGCGACCTGATGCAGCTGGTCGGCTCGCCCGAGGATGTGATCGTGCCATGAGGCCGGTCAGCGCTCGGTTCCTGCGCGCGGTGCGCGACTCGCACCCGATGAACGCTCGGGCGCGCGTCGTGGCGCCCGGCCAGATCGGCACCGACCCCGACGGCGTGGAGATCGGCATTCACGATGGCGCTGTCGAGCTGAACGCCACGGCCGATGTGCGCGCCACCCTGGAGCTGACCACACCCGGGCGGGGCATGTGGCCGGACCGGCGTAACCCGCTGCTGGCGCCGTACGGCAACGAGGTCTTCGTGGAGCGCGGCGTGCAGTTCGGTGGCGGCGTCGTGGAGTGGTGCAGCCTCGGATACTTCCGCATCGACACCCCGTCCCAGGAGGAGGTGCCCGACGGGCTGATCACGCTCGCGTGCTCGGACCGGATGTCCACCATCGTGGACTCCGACCTGACCCAGCCGCGCCAGTACACCTCGGCCATGACGTTCGGCGCGGTGGTCGCCGATCTGATCGGCGACGTGTACCCGTGGGCGCAGATCGAGTGGGACGACGCCACCGAGACCCAGCCGATCGGCCGGGACATCCTGGTTGAGGAGAAGCGCTACGAGGCGTTGAAAGATCTCGCCACCAGTGTCGGCAAGATCATGTATTTCGATCACCGCGGGGTGCTGGTCATCCGCACCGCACCGGACCCCACACAGCCCGTCTGGGACATCACGCACGGCGAAGACGGCGTACTTGTCCAGGCGAGCCGGGAACTCACCAGGGTGGGCGTGAAGAACGGCTGGGTGGTCACCGGCGAGACCGCCGACACCGACAACGCGGTGCACGTGGTCGTGGTCGACAACGACCCCGCCAGCCCGACCTACTGGCACGGCTCGTTCGGCAAGGTGCCCGGTAGGCACTCCTCCCCGCTGATCACCGATCCCGGGCGAGCGTTCGCGGCTGGCCGCCAGTTGCTGCGCCAATCGATCGGCCTGCCCTACACCGTGTCTTTCGGCGCAGTGCCCAACCCTGCGCTGGAGCCCTGGGACCCGATCCGCGTGTCCTACTCCGACACGCACGGGCGGGAATACCACGTCATCGAGCAGCTTTCGATACCGCTGACGGCCGGCGAAACCATGACAGGCCGGACCCGTCAGCAATCACTCGTGATCGTGGGGGGTGCGACGTGACGACACGTCGAGCGATAGTGACCGCCGCGGGGGCGGCGGTGGGTCTGGCGAGCCTGGGGGCGGACGGGCCGCGCTCGGAGGATCTGGCGCCGCTGATGGCCGCCGAGCCCGAGCCGCAGGCGGTCCGGTTCGCCAAGGGCCGCGTGGTCGAGTGGGACCCGGTGACCGGCCACAACGTCATCGAGCTGCGGGGCACGCGCCTGGTTGACCTGCAGCTCATGATGGCCACCTCGGGCGAGGCGCTGGCCATCGCGCCCGGCGACTGGGTGGGGCTGCACATCATCGGCGCCGGCGCGGCCGCCACGGTCTACGTGGTCGGGCGCATCACGCGCCCCGGCGCGGACGCCGCCGAGGTCATCCGGCGGGTGCTGAGCAGCAACACCTACAGCGCCTCGGTTGTCCCCCACGAAGTGCTCGGCCCCAGCAACCCGGCGGTGTTCACCGACCTGGCGACGCCAGGGCCGACCCTCTCGAACATCCCAATCCACAACGGGCGCTGCCTGGTCACGGTCAGCAGCCAGCTCGGGCACGGTGGAAACACCGCGTTCTGCCACGCCGCGATGGGATTCGAGATCAGCGGGGCGACCAGCCAGGCACCCACCCTCGACCTTTCGCTTGAGGTCATGGTGGTGGAGCAAGGTTTCCTGATCGGCGCGTCGCGGACCTTCCTGGTCGAGGACCTGGCGCCCGGGTTGCACACGTTCCAGGCGAAGTACGCCAACGGCTCGACCGCCAACAACTCCAGTTTCGAGAACCGCACGATCACGGTGATGGCGTTCTAGGAGGGGATCATGGCGCAGACATCGGTGTACGGCATCCCGTACCAGGGGACCAACGACCGCCCCAACGGGCCGCTGCTGGGTAAGCAGCTGGCCGAGGCGGTCGAGGCCGAGCTGCAGCGCATCGACGGCTCGCTGTCCAATGTCGTCTCGCGCCTGCCTCCGATCCTGCCGGGCACCTGCGTGGCCCGGCTGCGCCGCTCCTCGGGCAGCACCATCCCGCAGAGCACCGCGATCCCGTGGGACGCCGAGGATTGGGACGACCTGGGCGCCCACTCCTCCGGCTCGACCCGGTTCCAGCCGAACACACCGGGCCGCTACCTGATCACGGCAGTGATCCGACACCAGGCAATACCGCGCAGTGATCTTGACGTTGGTCCTGTACCCGCAATCTTCGCTTCCATCGCCAAGAGCGGCGTCACCGTCACGGCGACGGTGACGCAGGCAACCAACGACAGCCCGACCGCCGGCAACGGCATCAGCATCAGCGACGTGGTGGCTCTCAACGGCACCACTGACTACATCGAGGTAACCGTGGGCAACAACCAGGCGACGAACGTCAACTGCTCGGGCTCGGTGCTGACCGCCACCTACGTCGGACCGGTGGTGTAAACGATGACCACGATCATCAGCCGTGCGGCGGCGAAACTACCCCCGGTGCCGTCGAGCATCGGGCGGCGCAGCATCACGTCTTGGGCCGGTATCACCGTCCATCACACCGGCGGCGCGTTCAGCTCGTGGAAGGCCGTGCACGACTGGCAGACCAAGGGACGCCCGCCCGCTGACCGGCTGGTCTACATCGGCTACTCGTTCGGTATCGCCCACGGCCAGGTCACCGAGCTGCGCGGCTGGGACTACCACCCGGCCGGGGATCACGAGAACAGCCGGCTGCAGGTGGTCTTCGGCGGCAACTACACCAACGGGCTGCCGCCGTCGGCCGACCTGGAGGCGTTCGCCTGGTTCGTCGGTGAGGCACGCCGGCGCACCGGCAAGGCGCTACAGCTGGTGCCGCACAGCGCCGTCTGGCCGCCCGGTCACCGCTACGCGACCGCCTGCCCCGGCGCGCCGCTGCGCGGTTGGCTGGCGGCATTCGCTGGATTGGAGGAAGTGGATATGGCGGATCTGGCCAATATCGAGATCATGGTGGGCGACACTCTGCGCCTGCTGGAGAAGGGCGAGCGGGGCAGAGGTCGGGCCGAGACGCACATGGGTGGGATTCCACTCGCGTGGATCGTGCGCGTGATCGGCGAGATTCAGAACAAGCTCAACGCGCTGTCCGAGCAGGTCCAGGCGATCTCACCGACCGCGCCCGTGCCGGGCAGCCCGCTCGACCCTGCCGCGCTGCGGGCGGCGCTGGTCCAGGCCCTGCAGGACCCGGCCGTCATGGCGAAGCTGGCGACGGCCGTCGCTGACGAGACCCACCGGCGCATGGCGGGTTAGCGGTGTGGGCGAGCTGTTCGGTGCGCTGCTCGCGGCTGCCGGCGCTATCACCGTACTCGGTGCCGCGCTGGCCGCAATCGCGCGTTGGGGGGTGCGTCCGGTGGTCGGGCTGATCCGTCAGGTCCGCGAGTTCCTGGAGGACTGGCGCGGCGAGCCGGACCGGCCGGGGGTGCCTGGTCGCCGGGGCGTGATGGAGCGCCTGGAGCGCATCGAATGGCACGTGGGCAACGGCAGCGAGCCGCGGCTGCGCGACGTGGTGAACGACACCCGGGCCGAGCTGGCCCGGCTCAAGCGACAGGTCGAGGAGAAGGGGGTGGCGGATGCCTGAGCATGTCCGCGCCTACATCTACCGGGTGCTGACGGCACTCGCGCCGCTGCTCGTGGCGTACGGCGTCGTCGCCGAGGGGACGGTGGGTCTGTGGCTGCAGCTCGCCGGCGCGGTGCTGGCCGCCGGTGGCACCGGGCTGGCTGCCGCGTACACGAGCAC from Trueperaceae bacterium encodes:
- a CDS encoding poly-gamma-glutamate hydrolase family protein codes for the protein MAPPYSSFEDLAAEQVEGVDYTRTAVVPAGAFLSAIAIHGGGIEPGTGELARHVAGDRMAFYEFAGIKASGNSDLHITSTLFDEPLCLDLQAKVYRTISFHGYTGTTGLAETQIGGLDGRLRELIRTALTNAGFTVVDAVSEVAGADPDNIANRNRSGAGVQLELSRALRESFFPGGDLSAANRASGVRTQAFYDYANAVLSAVSVALAYDGTLSRVQLNTVAPGLFDDFARDNYTAPQNLNTSFEVNTAGWFATGGTLTRSTAQAHDGVASALLTPDGASVEAKAFNGLITVTASRTFRASAWVRCAVSRNVVIGIDWHQPESGGSAYISSSLQSVAVTANTWTRIEVVGTAPANAGRARITVSMTGSPPASHLLHIDEAELRQLIPGWGTSTSGHAYLHVGGTDTDYQVIGGVGQHILPAINVSRWSLAAVSALDCDVTAVVSTGALAVGGSQFLAVGGRLSDDATTGYLARLDFNTSQEVVLTLRKRVSGTETFLVQDITELTHQAGQQYAVRLQVVGQTLRGKCWLASGPEPPDWNLQTTDPDIDQPGRIGCRSILSVNNANTLPFTTTWHEIITRGVALVERSANGVTWTTVRGGADLDGAAGASIELDDYEFTDSVANHYRVRVVEADSGATLFVDGDQITPQLDTVWLKSLARPFLNRPVTVTDWSDVTRSSRSGVFPIVGRSRPVVVTDLHGPRQWTLDVVAHTEADAENLDFLISTGEVQFIHVPAGSRIPGGYVALGDTAERRPQPRSQRRIFSLALTECAPPGPDVVPAVGTWTTVMNTFETWADVLAAFETWGDLMQLVGSPEDVIVP
- a CDS encoding DUF5047 domain-containing protein, which encodes MRPVSARFLRAVRDSHPMNARARVVAPGQIGTDPDGVEIGIHDGAVELNATADVRATLELTTPGRGMWPDRRNPLLAPYGNEVFVERGVQFGGGVVEWCSLGYFRIDTPSQEEVPDGLITLACSDRMSTIVDSDLTQPRQYTSAMTFGAVVADLIGDVYPWAQIEWDDATETQPIGRDILVEEKRYEALKDLATSVGKIMYFDHRGVLVIRTAPDPTQPVWDITHGEDGVLVQASRELTRVGVKNGWVVTGETADTDNAVHVVVVDNDPASPTYWHGSFGKVPGRHSSPLITDPGRAFAAGRQLLRQSIGLPYTVSFGAVPNPALEPWDPIRVSYSDTHGREYHVIEQLSIPLTAGETMTGRTRQQSLVIVGGAT
- a CDS encoding peptidoglycan recognition family protein, with protein sequence MTTIISRAAAKLPPVPSSIGRRSITSWAGITVHHTGGAFSSWKAVHDWQTKGRPPADRLVYIGYSFGIAHGQVTELRGWDYHPAGDHENSRLQVVFGGNYTNGLPPSADLEAFAWFVGEARRRTGKALQLVPHSAVWPPGHRYATACPGAPLRGWLAAFAGLEEVDMADLANIEIMVGDTLRLLEKGERGRGRAETHMGGIPLAWIVRVIGEIQNKLNALSEQVQAISPTAPVPGSPLDPAALRAALVQALQDPAVMAKLATAVADETHRRMAG